Part of the Pangasianodon hypophthalmus isolate fPanHyp1 chromosome 9, fPanHyp1.pri, whole genome shotgun sequence genome is shown below.
taaaaaaagttggaAGTGTAAACCTTCGtagtaccttttttttcagtagcttCCTGGTCATTACGGTAAAAACCCGAATATACGCGCACTACAGTTTGAACAGCCGCTGGCTTGAGTGCGCGCTGCAGGTATCTTAGCAACCAGGCCAAACACTGAGGAAGCGGAGGCCTGAGCAGTGTTAATGAAGCGCGATCATGTCAACACCGCGGGAAAAAGAGGCAGCAAAATACCTCGAAAATCACAAAATCTTAGAACTAATGAACAACTTAACTAGCATGCTCTTCTATTACAGACCAGGTGACACACCTCTGACCTTCTTGTCATGTTATGTATGGCAGTTGTAATGTAAGCTACACAAATCTTGTACTAGCTGTACAGTTCTCTGATCTTATTGAATAAACAATATATTGGCTGACTAAtaataacagtttttaaaaaacccAGTGTGTGAAAAGCACTGTTGTAGTCTTAGTAGTTGTGTTAACCTGAGACTCATCAAAATTCCTGGATAAAGTGGGAATGGAACAGGCATCATGTCTTCTCTGATATGGTTGTAGGTGATTGTTTTCACTGTatgatatctatctatctatctatctatctatgtaacCATTAGccttgtgtttttgtctttgttttataGAACAGCCAAGGGAATTCCTGATTTCCCAACTTGAGCAAATGCAAGCATCCAAGCTTCAGGCGGCTGGTATTCCCTGTCTGTTTGATGATTCCAACctggatgcagtgtgtggtaTCCTAGATCCTACAAATCAAGGGTACATCTCTTACAACCAGTATAGAGAGGGTAAGGATATCACATTGCATGCTAAAAATAACCTGAACATGAATTTTACATCTAGATTCCTTAAAAAGAGGGATAGTTTTACAGATATTGGGTCCAGTCTTGACTAAAACACAGGTTTGGTTTTGCATTAAAATTCCCTTTTATGGTAGGATGACTActgcaataatttattttttgtgaggTGTAGGAAATACTCTGAAAACTTTTGTTTcaaatactatatataatagtttaaacaaatatatgtaACATtatatctagctagctagctatttatctctctctctctctctctatacacacacacacacacacacacacacatatatatatatgtatatatatctatgtatatatataatattgttaaattaagtgaaatgtgcttgtgtgtagCACTGAAGACACTTGGTATCCAGCATTTCAGTGAGTGTCCTGAGGGTCTTGGAAATGACAGGATATCACATGAGACATTCAAACGAGAAGCGTAAGTGTTTTGCACCGTTCACTCCTACTTTAGGGTTACATGAGAAATGATGTGAGCTGAGCAATTTATGATCTTTATATTCAGGTGGTCAGGGGCTACACTATTTGTGTATAATTCAAATAATctaatttttcatcattttcatgtGTAACAAATACATCCAGAAAACATCCTCAAGGAGTAATTGTTTCAgtattaaaatgcatattaGTGCGACTTgctaaatgtatgtatgtattaaacTTAATAAGCATGCTTATGCGCTGGAGCATTGGGAGTATTGTTAAATTGGTTTATGGTAGTATAATTAAGTATAATATAGTGTAATATCAAGCTTTTCATTTCTGATCCTTGCAGAAGCATTGAGAGAATAAGcaaatttaattgtatttttctcttttaggAAGGAGTGCCTTCTGAAAAATGCAGCAACATTCCAGATGTAATTATTTAACCATTATTACTGTCTAATTGTTTTGTAAGCTTATTAAATGTAGTGTCTTTAATGCTGTGTCAATGTTTGAAGtactaaatattaaaagtatCTTTTGGATCCTCTTGTTTGTAATATACAATCTCCAGCACCTGCTCATAAATTGTTCATTTCTCCATTTTCCATTCAAAAACCATAGAGGCTACAAAACTGAACTGTACCATTTGGGTAGCACAGAGGTGCTGGGGTTACTGGTTCGATACTGATCTCCTGTTACCAACTGTGTGATGTTTCCATGCATGATCTCATATCTGTTCGGGTTTTCCACCGGGTTCTTCGGTtcccccacctcccaaaaatgctaaattggctctaggtgtgaaagagtgtgtgtgcatggtaccctgtGCTTGACTTcggtctcatccagggtgtatttctgcctcagtcccagtgttcccgggataggctaaGGATGCATATTTCCTAGTGACGTTTTTTGGTATATATTTGtcatgtattttaataaaatgcatttttccccaaacactACGGTAAGTCTGTCCACTATTGTCACAAATTTTACACTGTCCTGTGTGTGCAAAGTGTGAAAAGGTCTCACCAAAACCCACCAAAGTACGGCCTTCCATCGTGTGTGATGTTAGGAGCGAATTGAGTTGAGTTGGCTTGAGTTCAAGTAGGTCTATTCTGATTAACAAAGTAGAAAAAGCCAGTGGTTATTTTTGCACCAGGTGTTAGAGGAAAAAGTAGTAGGCAGTGTGTGGGAAACTGAGTTGGTCTGCtggaatggagagagagagagagagagagagagagttggttTACTCTGCACAatagtggttctcaaagtggaaTCCA
Proteins encoded:
- the si:dkey-42p14.3 gene encoding EF-hand calcium-binding domain-containing protein 10, which translates into the protein MSTPREKEAAKYLENHKILELMNNLTSMLFYYRPEQPREFLISQLEQMQASKLQAAGIPCLFDDSNLDAVCGILDPTNQGYISYNQYREALKTLGIQHFSECPEGLGNDRISHETFKREAKECLLKNAATFQM